In a genomic window of Bradyrhizobium ontarionense:
- a CDS encoding outer membrane protein: MTRIFLGAASLMVLGALAPAGAADLAARPYTKAPVAASAPLPTWTGFYLGLQGGGGWGRSDETYFFAPNVVGFTPTQRYDISGGFVGGVVGYNWQVDNIVFGLEGDYHWADINGRSAVISSGAGFGDTYFTKLRGFGDIKGRLGWATGPALLFVSGGASVGDLQHRYDPGIAPPPAGAVQNDWRWGWTIGAGAEYMFAANWSAKVEYNYIDFGESTIQYTNPLVTTNRSEWKDTVHTVKAGISYHFGGPIMSRY; the protein is encoded by the coding sequence ATGACGAGAATTTTTCTTGGAGCCGCCAGCCTGATGGTTCTGGGTGCACTGGCGCCGGCGGGAGCCGCCGATCTCGCCGCCCGCCCGTACACCAAGGCGCCGGTGGCAGCGTCCGCACCGCTTCCGACCTGGACCGGCTTCTATCTCGGTCTCCAGGGCGGCGGCGGCTGGGGTCGCAGTGATGAGACCTACTTCTTTGCGCCGAATGTCGTCGGCTTTACACCGACGCAGCGGTACGACATCAGCGGCGGCTTCGTCGGCGGCGTGGTCGGCTACAACTGGCAGGTCGACAATATCGTGTTCGGCCTCGAAGGCGACTATCACTGGGCCGACATCAACGGTCGCTCAGCGGTGATCAGCTCCGGCGCCGGTTTCGGCGATACCTACTTCACTAAGCTGCGCGGCTTCGGCGACATCAAGGGCCGGCTCGGCTGGGCAACAGGTCCGGCGCTGCTCTTCGTCAGCGGCGGCGCCTCGGTTGGCGACTTGCAGCACCGCTATGATCCGGGCATCGCGCCTCCTCCGGCCGGTGCGGTGCAGAACGACTGGCGCTGGGGTTGGACCATCGGCGCCGGCGCTGAATACATGTTCGCCGCCAACTGGTCGGCGAAGGTTGAGTACAACTACATCGATTTTGGCGAGAGCACGATTCAGTACACGAATCCGCTCGTCACGACCAACCGCTCCGAGTGGAAGGACACCGTGCACACCGTCAAGGCCGGCATCTCCTATCACTTCGGCGGCCCGATCATGTCGCGCTACTGA
- a CDS encoding outer membrane protein yields the protein MRRLLLGATTSLALGFAPAIAADLPARTFTKAPAMIATIYDWSGFYLGLNAGGASARSCWTNNVSFAGVTATNAEGCHDATGALAGGQIGYRWQAGGWVFGVEGQGNWANLKGSNTSQLVPAVTNQTKINSVGVLTGQIGYAWNNVLWYVKGGAAVAGEKYNGLATATGTAFDQSSATRWGAAVGTGVEVGFAKNWSVGAEYEHIFMGNKALNFSGVPAGAATRTDTVGQDVDMATVRVNYRWGGPVVSKH from the coding sequence ATGAGAAGGCTGTTGCTGGGGGCGACAACTTCGCTGGCGCTGGGGTTTGCGCCGGCGATCGCAGCCGATTTGCCCGCGCGCACCTTCACCAAGGCGCCCGCGATGATCGCGACGATCTATGATTGGAGCGGCTTCTACCTCGGCCTGAATGCCGGTGGCGCCTCGGCCCGCAGCTGCTGGACCAACAACGTCTCCTTTGCCGGCGTCACTGCGACGAACGCCGAAGGCTGCCATGATGCGACCGGTGCGCTGGCCGGCGGCCAGATCGGCTATCGCTGGCAGGCGGGCGGCTGGGTGTTTGGCGTCGAAGGCCAGGGCAACTGGGCCAACCTGAAGGGCAGCAACACCAGCCAGCTCGTCCCGGCCGTGACCAACCAGACCAAGATCAACAGCGTTGGCGTGCTGACCGGCCAGATTGGCTACGCCTGGAACAACGTGCTCTGGTACGTGAAGGGCGGCGCCGCGGTCGCAGGCGAGAAGTACAACGGCCTTGCCACGGCGACGGGGACGGCGTTCGACCAGTCGAGCGCGACGCGCTGGGGGGCTGCGGTCGGCACCGGTGTCGAGGTCGGCTTTGCGAAGAACTGGTCGGTCGGCGCCGAATACGAGCACATCTTCATGGGCAACAAGGCCCTGAACTTCTCCGGCGTTCCGGCCGGTGCGGCGACCCGGACCGATACGGTCGGCCAGGATGTCGACATGGCCACGGTCCGTGTCAACTATCGCTGGGGCGGCCCTGTCGTCTCCAAGCACTGA
- a CDS encoding outer membrane protein, with protein sequence MKTTLIMTAGVAALGLAPASAADFATRPYGKAPAPAYVTPLPSWAGFYLGANGGADWSHNCWTLNRVAGVAVVPTQSEGCHNATSGLIGGQVGYRWQAASWVFGLEAQGNWTDLKSSNASAAALATGITNTTNTTKTDAIGLFTGQVGYAWGNVLWYVKGGAAVTHNKYTGTANAAAPFAVGTLLDSASETRWGGTVGTGVEFGFAPNWSVAVEYDHLFMGSHDITFPATATVLSRVDTIKQDIDMATVRVNYRFGAPVTARY encoded by the coding sequence ATGAAGACAACTCTGATCATGACCGCGGGCGTCGCAGCGCTGGGACTGGCTCCCGCCTCGGCAGCCGACTTCGCCACGCGCCCCTATGGCAAGGCACCGGCGCCCGCCTATGTCACGCCGTTGCCGAGCTGGGCCGGCTTCTATCTCGGCGCCAACGGCGGCGCCGACTGGAGCCACAATTGCTGGACGCTGAATCGGGTCGCCGGCGTAGCCGTCGTGCCGACACAATCCGAAGGCTGCCACAACGCGACGAGCGGCCTCATCGGCGGCCAGGTCGGCTATCGCTGGCAGGCCGCGAGCTGGGTGTTCGGCCTCGAAGCCCAAGGCAACTGGACCGACCTGAAGTCGTCCAATGCGAGTGCTGCGGCGCTCGCGACCGGCATCACCAACACCACCAACACCACCAAGACCGACGCGATCGGCCTGTTCACCGGCCAGGTCGGCTATGCCTGGGGCAACGTGCTCTGGTACGTGAAGGGCGGCGCGGCGGTCACGCACAACAAATACACCGGCACCGCCAATGCAGCCGCCCCCTTCGCCGTAGGCACGCTGCTCGATTCCGCCAGCGAAACCCGCTGGGGCGGCACCGTGGGCACGGGCGTCGAGTTCGGCTTCGCGCCGAACTGGTCGGTCGCGGTCGAGTACGACCACCTGTTCATGGGCTCACATGACATCACCTTCCCGGCCACCGCGACCGTGCTGTCGCGGGTCGACACGATCAAGCAGGACATCGACATGGCGACCGTTCGGGTCAACTACCGATTCGGCGCGCCGGTGACCGCGCGCTACTGA
- a CDS encoding outer membrane protein: MKKLLVITTALVAIATATSASAADMAARPYTKAPPMMVAINDWSGFYLGLNGGYGSSRNCWTLADGRAEGCHNATGGTIGGQFGYRWQMNSVVFGLEAQGNWADLTGNNVTPLFAPDRNRTKLSAFGLFTGQIGYSFDNVLLYAKGGAAVTDTKYEIFSGVINTVLATTTVHKWGATVGAGVEYAFSPNWSVGFEYDHLFMGNTNVPFRGAVFTQTDNIKQDVDLFTARLNYRFGGPVIAKY; this comes from the coding sequence ATGAAGAAGTTGCTTGTGATCACGACGGCGCTCGTCGCCATCGCGACCGCCACATCCGCCTCGGCGGCCGACATGGCGGCGCGCCCCTACACCAAGGCACCGCCGATGATGGTCGCCATCAACGATTGGAGCGGATTCTATCTCGGCCTGAACGGCGGTTATGGATCGAGCCGCAATTGCTGGACTCTCGCGGACGGTCGAGCCGAGGGCTGCCACAATGCCACCGGCGGCACCATCGGCGGTCAGTTCGGGTATCGCTGGCAGATGAACTCGGTCGTGTTCGGCCTTGAGGCGCAGGGCAACTGGGCCGACTTGACCGGCAACAACGTCACCCCGCTATTCGCGCCCGATCGCAACCGCACCAAGCTCAGCGCCTTCGGCCTGTTCACCGGGCAGATCGGCTATTCCTTCGACAACGTCCTGCTCTACGCCAAGGGCGGCGCGGCCGTCACCGACACCAAGTACGAGATCTTTTCCGGCGTGATCAACACCGTGCTGGCCACCACGACGGTACACAAGTGGGGCGCGACCGTCGGCGCTGGCGTCGAATACGCCTTCTCGCCGAACTGGTCGGTGGGCTTCGAATACGACCACCTGTTCATGGGCAACACGAACGTCCCGTTCCGCGGCGCGGTCTTCACCCAGACCGATAACATCAAGCAGGATGTCGATCTGTTCACGGCTCGCCTGAACTATCGGTTCGGCGGCCCGGTCATCGCCAAGTATTGA
- a CDS encoding outer membrane protein — protein sequence MKKILLATVALAALAAPAAAADLAARPYTKAPVAAPLPTWAGFYIGAMGGYASQDNNSFAGFVAPFSLSQKGGFAGGTIGYNWQQGPVVFGVEADAAWADINGSVTAGGATFSSKIEDMGTVRGRLGYTFGPAMLYATGGYAWMENKATLSGFGATDFGRQFHNGWTLGAGAEYMFVPNWSVKAEYLYKSFGSENYAAGGLLPSGTINLHTVQVGVNYHF from the coding sequence ATGAAGAAGATCCTGCTTGCGACCGTGGCCCTGGCCGCCCTGGCCGCTCCCGCTGCCGCTGCCGATCTTGCTGCGCGTCCCTACACCAAGGCGCCGGTTGCCGCGCCGCTCCCGACCTGGGCCGGTTTCTACATCGGTGCGATGGGTGGTTATGCCAGCCAGGATAACAACAGCTTCGCTGGCTTCGTTGCACCCTTTTCGTTGTCGCAGAAGGGCGGCTTCGCCGGCGGCACCATCGGCTACAACTGGCAGCAGGGTCCGGTCGTGTTCGGCGTCGAGGCTGATGCAGCCTGGGCCGACATCAACGGCTCTGTAACTGCGGGTGGCGCCACCTTCTCGAGCAAGATCGAGGACATGGGCACCGTGCGCGGTCGCCTGGGCTACACCTTCGGTCCCGCCATGCTGTACGCCACCGGCGGTTACGCGTGGATGGAAAACAAGGCCACCCTCTCCGGCTTCGGCGCTACTGACTTCGGTCGCCAGTTCCACAACGGCTGGACCCTCGGTGCCGGCGCCGAATACATGTTCGTCCCGAACTGGTCGGTGAAAGCCGAATACCTCTACAAGAGCTTCGGCAGCGAGAACTACGCCGCGGGTGGACTGCTGCCGTCGGGCACCATCAACCTGCACACCGTGCAGGTGGGCGTGAACTACCACTTCTAA
- the uvrA gene encoding excinuclease ABC subunit UvrA produces MDEVLKAKQRAQANSSSLRAITIRGAREHNLKNIDVEIPRDRLVVFTGLSGSGKSSLAFDTIYAEGQRRYVESLSAYARQFLEMMQKPDVDQIDGLSPAISIEQKTTSKNPRSTVGTVTEIYDYMRLLWARVGVPYSPATGLPIESQTVSQMVDRVLALPEGTRLYLLAPVVRGRKGEYKKELAEYLKKGFQRVKIDGTFHELAEAPTLDKKFPHDIDVVVDRIVVRPDIGQRLAESFETALKLAEGLAVIEFADTPASAAPAEEKKKTAKIHDKSGPERILFSEKFACPVSGFTIPEIEPRLFSFNNPYGACPECGGLGVEQHVDADLVIPDKEVTLRKGAIAPWAKSSSPYYLQTLTALGKFYKFTLDTKWKDLPKKTQNALLHGSGDDEIKFTYEDGVRAYDTKKPFEGVITNIERRFRETESEWAREELGKYFNDVPCAACRGFRLKPEALCVKVGAKHIGEISELSVKAAGEWFAEVPKQLNAQQTEIATRILKEIRDRLTFLLDVGLNYLTLARSSGTLSGGESQRIRLASQIGSGLTGVLYVLDEPSIGLHQRDNARLLDTLKRLRDLGNTVIVVEHDEDAIRLADYVLDIGPGAGTHGGHIVAEGTPAEIMRNPASLTGKYLTGELEVEVPERRPPNHRRTIKVVNARGNNLKNVSAEIPLGLFTAITGVSGGGKSTLLIDTLYKAIARKLNGASEGAAPHDRIEGLEHIDKIIDIDQSPIGRTPRSNPATYTGAFTPIREWFAGLPESKARGYEPGRFSFNVKGGRCEACQGDGVIKIEMHFLPDVYVTCDVCKGKRYNRETLDVLFKGKSIADVLDMTVEEAAEFFKAVPRVRDTFETLRRVGLDYIHVGQQATTLSGGEAQRVKLAKELSKRATGRTLYILDEPTTGLHFHDVKKLLEVLHELVAQGNTVVVIEHNLEVIKTADWVIDLGPEGGDGGGEIVAWGPPEDIVKAPRSYTGQFLKPVLEKSAKPKKRGRGAASEAAE; encoded by the coding sequence ATGGATGAAGTGCTCAAGGCCAAGCAGCGCGCGCAAGCCAACTCGTCGAGCCTGCGGGCCATCACCATCCGCGGCGCCCGCGAGCACAATCTCAAGAACATCGACGTCGAGATCCCGCGTGACAGGCTCGTCGTGTTCACCGGGCTCTCGGGCTCCGGCAAATCCTCGCTCGCCTTCGATACGATCTATGCCGAGGGCCAGCGCCGCTACGTCGAATCGCTGTCGGCCTATGCGCGCCAGTTCCTGGAGATGATGCAGAAGCCCGACGTCGACCAGATCGACGGCCTGTCGCCGGCGATCTCGATCGAACAGAAGACGACGTCCAAGAACCCGCGCTCCACCGTCGGCACCGTCACCGAGATCTACGACTACATGCGCCTGCTGTGGGCCCGCGTCGGCGTGCCCTACTCGCCGGCCACGGGACTTCCGATCGAGAGCCAGACCGTGTCGCAGATGGTCGATCGCGTGCTGGCGCTTCCCGAGGGCACCCGCCTCTATCTGCTGGCGCCGGTCGTACGTGGCCGCAAGGGCGAGTACAAGAAGGAGCTGGCCGAATATCTCAAGAAGGGCTTTCAGCGCGTCAAGATCGACGGCACCTTCCATGAGCTCGCCGAGGCGCCCACGCTCGACAAGAAGTTCCCGCACGACATCGACGTCGTCGTCGACCGCATCGTCGTGCGCCCCGACATCGGCCAGCGTCTTGCCGAGAGCTTCGAGACCGCGCTGAAGCTCGCCGAGGGCTTGGCCGTGATCGAGTTCGCCGACACCCCCGCCTCGGCAGCGCCTGCCGAAGAAAAGAAGAAGACCGCGAAGATCCACGACAAGAGCGGACCCGAGCGCATCCTGTTCTCGGAGAAGTTCGCCTGCCCGGTCTCCGGCTTCACCATCCCCGAGATCGAGCCGCGGCTGTTCTCGTTCAACAATCCCTATGGCGCCTGCCCGGAATGCGGCGGCCTGGGTGTCGAGCAGCATGTCGATGCCGATCTCGTGATCCCCGACAAGGAGGTCACCCTGCGCAAGGGTGCGATCGCGCCGTGGGCCAAGTCGTCCTCGCCCTATTATCTGCAGACGCTGACCGCGCTCGGCAAGTTCTACAAGTTCACGCTCGACACCAAGTGGAAGGACCTGCCGAAGAAGACGCAGAACGCGCTGCTGCACGGCTCGGGCGACGACGAGATCAAGTTCACCTATGAGGACGGCGTCCGCGCCTACGACACCAAGAAGCCGTTCGAGGGCGTCATCACCAACATCGAGCGCCGCTTCCGCGAGACCGAGAGCGAATGGGCGCGCGAGGAGCTCGGCAAGTACTTCAACGACGTGCCCTGCGCGGCGTGCCGTGGTTTTCGGCTCAAGCCCGAGGCGCTATGCGTCAAGGTCGGGGCCAAGCACATCGGCGAGATCAGCGAGCTCAGCGTCAAGGCCGCCGGCGAATGGTTCGCGGAGGTGCCGAAGCAGCTCAACGCGCAGCAGACCGAGATCGCGACCCGCATCCTCAAGGAGATCCGTGACCGCCTGACCTTCCTGCTCGACGTCGGCCTCAATTACCTGACCCTGGCGCGCTCCTCCGGCACCCTGTCCGGCGGCGAGAGCCAGCGCATCCGCCTGGCCTCGCAGATCGGCTCGGGGCTGACAGGCGTGCTCTACGTGCTGGACGAGCCGTCGATCGGCCTGCATCAGCGCGACAACGCGCGGCTGCTCGACACCCTGAAGCGGCTGCGCGACCTCGGCAACACCGTCATCGTGGTCGAGCATGACGAGGACGCCATTCGCCTCGCCGACTACGTGCTCGACATCGGTCCCGGCGCCGGCACCCATGGCGGCCACATCGTCGCCGAGGGCACGCCGGCCGAGATCATGCGCAATCCGGCCTCGCTGACCGGCAAATATCTCACCGGCGAGCTCGAGGTCGAGGTGCCGGAGCGGCGGCCACCGAACCATCGCCGCACCATCAAGGTCGTCAACGCCCGCGGCAACAATCTCAAGAACGTCTCGGCCGAGATTCCGCTCGGCCTGTTCACGGCCATCACCGGCGTCTCCGGCGGCGGCAAGTCGACGCTGCTGATCGACACGCTCTACAAGGCGATCGCGCGCAAGCTCAACGGCGCCAGCGAAGGCGCCGCGCCGCACGACCGCATCGAGGGCCTGGAGCACATCGACAAGATCATCGACATCGACCAGTCGCCGATCGGCCGCACCCCGCGCTCCAATCCCGCGACCTATACCGGCGCGTTCACGCCGATCCGCGAATGGTTCGCCGGCCTGCCGGAATCCAAGGCGCGCGGCTACGAGCCCGGCCGGTTCTCGTTCAACGTCAAGGGCGGCCGCTGCGAGGCCTGCCAGGGCGACGGCGTCATCAAGATCGAGATGCACTTTTTGCCCGACGTCTACGTCACCTGCGACGTCTGCAAGGGCAAGCGCTACAACCGCGAGACGCTCGACGTGCTGTTCAAGGGCAAGTCGATCGCCGACGTGCTCGACATGACGGTCGAGGAGGCCGCCGAGTTCTTCAAGGCGGTGCCGCGCGTGCGCGACACCTTCGAGACCCTGCGCCGTGTCGGCCTCGACTACATCCATGTCGGCCAGCAGGCCACCACGCTGTCCGGCGGCGAGGCCCAGCGCGTCAAGCTCGCCAAGGAGCTGTCGAAGCGCGCGACGGGGCGCACGCTCTACATCCTGGACGAGCCGACCACCGGGCTGCATTTCCACGACGTCAAGAAGCTCCTTGAGGTGCTGCACGAGCTGGTCGCGCAGGGCAACACGGTGGTCGTGATCGAGCACAATCTCGAGGTCATCAAGACCGCCGACTGGGTGATCGACCTCGGCCCCGAAGGCGGCGACGGCGGCGGCGAGATCGTCGCCTGGGGCCCGCCGGAGGACATCGTCAAGGCGCCGCGCAGCTACACCGGCCAGTTCCTGAAGCCGGTGCTGGAAAAGTCAGCCAAGCCGAAGAAACGCGGCCGCGGCGCCGCCAGCGAGGCGGCGGAGTAG
- a CDS encoding lipase family protein encodes MALNKVAAAYLSYFAYIDDALDTVQPNDFKKLLGAVPSGTANGPWSLCWGPAVNNGVLAYVAQGKDGSYALAFRGTDVDGSVAGAFENVLADADAFFLVPWLYPQQAGAPQQISAGINDALALVIALTDPTTGLSLLDYLRGLAAKQNLQLMVTGHSLGGALAVVATAWLKDQLPKLTPSLKFTLWPHTFASPTMWNAGFATTFAKTYTYYAAVNSNDIVPMGWANLKGVLATYSPPAPVLKDTNYYSIYVPIEILRATIPTYTSIVPSNPDPFTIAPIAEQNDSWTAEAGYMHSMQLQYFPHATGTTAPPLPGVTKSGVARSRAVAAAA; translated from the coding sequence ATGGCGCTCAACAAGGTCGCTGCGGCGTATTTGTCCTACTTCGCCTATATCGATGACGCGCTGGACACAGTCCAGCCGAACGACTTCAAGAAGCTGCTCGGCGCGGTGCCGTCAGGCACGGCGAACGGCCCGTGGTCGCTGTGCTGGGGTCCGGCGGTCAACAACGGCGTGCTGGCCTATGTCGCGCAAGGCAAGGACGGCAGCTACGCGCTGGCGTTCCGCGGCACGGATGTCGACGGCTCGGTGGCCGGAGCCTTCGAGAACGTGCTCGCCGATGCCGACGCGTTCTTTCTCGTGCCGTGGCTATATCCGCAGCAGGCCGGCGCGCCACAGCAGATCAGCGCGGGGATCAACGATGCGCTGGCGCTGGTCATCGCGCTCACCGATCCGACGACCGGCCTCTCTCTGCTGGACTATCTGCGCGGCCTTGCGGCCAAGCAGAATCTGCAACTCATGGTGACCGGGCACAGTCTCGGCGGCGCGCTCGCTGTCGTGGCCACGGCGTGGCTGAAGGACCAGTTGCCCAAGCTGACGCCATCGCTGAAATTCACGCTGTGGCCGCACACCTTCGCCTCGCCGACGATGTGGAACGCGGGGTTCGCGACGACCTTCGCAAAGACCTACACCTATTACGCCGCCGTCAACAGCAACGACATCGTGCCGATGGGCTGGGCCAACCTCAAGGGCGTGCTCGCGACCTATTCGCCACCGGCGCCGGTCCTGAAGGATACCAACTATTATTCGATCTATGTTCCCATCGAGATCCTCAGGGCCACGATCCCGACCTACACGTCGATCGTGCCCAGCAATCCGGATCCGTTCACGATCGCGCCGATCGCGGAGCAGAACGATTCCTGGACCGCCGAAGCCGGCTACATGCATTCGATGCAGCTGCAATACTTCCCGCACGCGACCGGCACGACCGCGCCGCCACTGCCCGGCGTCACCAAGAGCGGTGTGGCACGGTCGCGCGCGGTCGCCGCGGCCGCGTAA
- a CDS encoding HAD-IA family hydrolase, which yields MPYSLVIFDLDGTLADSFPWFRLHVNTVAERFGFRQVQDEDIDGLRHASTREILDFLEVPRWKLPFIARYVRQLKTAHAASIPLFDGVDIMLDTLAGNGTKLALVSSDSEANARQKLGSRAGLFADFDCSASVFGKARKFRRVLKRARIAPGEVISIGDETRDIEAARAAGIACGAVTWGYAAEKALRDHQPDLVFTRMEEIAERLLAMTAHA from the coding sequence ATGCCCTACTCCCTTGTCATCTTCGATCTCGACGGCACGCTCGCCGACAGCTTCCCGTGGTTTCGGCTCCACGTGAATACGGTCGCCGAGCGCTTCGGCTTTCGCCAGGTGCAGGACGAGGACATCGACGGGCTGCGCCACGCCTCGACGCGCGAGATCCTGGATTTCCTCGAGGTGCCGCGCTGGAAGCTGCCCTTCATCGCGCGCTACGTGCGCCAACTGAAGACGGCGCATGCAGCGAGCATCCCGCTGTTTGACGGCGTCGACATCATGCTCGACACGCTTGCCGGCAACGGCACCAAGCTCGCATTGGTCTCGTCGGACAGCGAGGCCAATGCGCGTCAGAAGCTCGGATCGCGCGCCGGCCTGTTCGCTGATTTCGACTGCTCGGCCTCGGTGTTCGGCAAGGCGCGGAAATTTCGCCGCGTGCTGAAGCGTGCGCGCATCGCGCCGGGCGAGGTGATCTCGATCGGCGACGAGACCCGCGACATCGAGGCGGCACGCGCCGCCGGCATCGCCTGCGGCGCCGTGACCTGGGGCTACGCCGCCGAGAAGGCGCTGCGCGATCATCAGCCCGATCTGGTGTTCACGCGGATGGAGGAGATTGCGGAGCGATTATTGGCAATGACAGCACATGCGTGA
- a CDS encoding cytochrome D1 domain-containing protein has translation MGGLLLAALLSCSASAHAEEAFVTNQLSDDLTIVDLTTSKPVATIPIGGKPAGIAVAADGRFAYVASPDDKTVSVIDAAARKVVGRIEVGGGPLGIAVTPDGATVYVADWYNAAIRVIDAKARTVTSSIAVGASPSGLAVTPDGKLLLSADRDDDMVSVIDTATRQRLATIKVGARPFGVTIEAEGKRAYTANVGSNDVSVIDLSERREIGRVKTGLRPYAVALAQGRGFVTDQYDGTVSVFDLASLQPLKRITVGDYPEGIEATADGQRIIVANWESNILSVIDVATLKVTAEIKVGDGPRAFGAFLRR, from the coding sequence ATCGGTGGTCTTCTGCTCGCAGCCTTGCTTTCCTGCAGCGCCAGCGCCCACGCCGAAGAAGCTTTCGTCACCAATCAGCTGAGCGACGATCTCACGATCGTCGACCTCACGACCTCGAAACCGGTGGCGACGATTCCGATCGGCGGCAAGCCGGCTGGCATTGCTGTCGCCGCGGACGGGCGCTTCGCCTATGTGGCGAGCCCGGACGACAAGACCGTCAGCGTCATCGACGCCGCCGCGCGAAAGGTGGTCGGACGGATCGAGGTCGGCGGCGGGCCGCTCGGCATCGCCGTCACGCCGGACGGCGCGACCGTCTATGTCGCCGACTGGTACAACGCCGCAATCCGCGTCATCGACGCCAAGGCGCGCACAGTCACCAGCAGCATCGCGGTCGGCGCCTCGCCGTCGGGACTCGCGGTGACACCCGACGGCAAGCTGCTGCTCTCGGCCGACCGCGACGACGACATGGTCTCGGTGATCGACACCGCCACGCGCCAGCGCCTTGCGACCATCAAGGTCGGGGCGCGACCGTTCGGCGTCACCATCGAAGCGGAAGGCAAGCGCGCCTATACAGCCAATGTCGGCTCCAACGACGTCTCGGTGATCGATCTCAGCGAGCGCCGCGAGATCGGCCGGGTCAAGACCGGCCTGCGACCTTATGCTGTCGCACTGGCGCAGGGCAGGGGCTTCGTCACCGACCAGTATGACGGCACGGTCAGCGTGTTCGACCTGGCAAGCCTGCAGCCGCTCAAGCGCATTACCGTCGGCGACTATCCGGAGGGCATCGAGGCGACGGCCGATGGCCAGCGCATCATCGTCGCCAATTGGGAGAGCAACATTCTGAGCGTCATCGACGTCGCGACGCTCAAGGTGACGGCCGAGATCAAGGTCGGCGACGGCCCGCGTGCGTTCGGCGCGTTCTTGCGGCGGTAA
- a CDS encoding SRPBCC family protein, with amino-acid sequence MRMVFGKALVAMAALAIATTALTTADAHGPTRRKVQEHVEINAAPAKVWAVIGSFQDMSWLGVVDKTEGDKGNEIGATRKLTLKGGATVDEELYKFDAEKMSYSYRITAVDVKVLPVTNYSSTIAVTPSADGKGSVVEWIGAFYRGFPNNDPPPELSDEAAVNAVSGLYKGGLEGLKKKVESGS; translated from the coding sequence ATGAGGATGGTGTTCGGCAAGGCGCTAGTCGCGATGGCTGCGCTCGCGATCGCAACGACGGCCCTGACCACAGCTGATGCGCATGGTCCGACCCGGCGCAAGGTCCAGGAGCATGTCGAGATCAATGCCGCGCCCGCGAAGGTGTGGGCCGTGATCGGCAGCTTCCAGGACATGAGCTGGCTCGGCGTCGTCGACAAGACCGAGGGCGACAAGGGCAACGAGATCGGCGCCACGCGCAAGCTGACCCTGAAGGGCGGCGCCACCGTCGACGAGGAGCTCTACAAGTTCGATGCCGAGAAGATGAGCTATTCGTACCGCATCACCGCCGTCGACGTGAAGGTGCTGCCGGTGACGAACTACTCGTCGACCATCGCGGTCACGCCGAGCGCGGACGGCAAGGGCAGCGTGGTCGAATGGATCGGCGCGTTCTACCGCGGCTTCCCCAACAACGACCCGCCGCCGGAGCTGAGCGACGAGGCCGCGGTCAATGCGGTGAGCGGGCTCTATAAGGGTGGGCTCGAGGGATTGAAGAAGAAGGTGGAGAGCGGGAGCTGA
- a CDS encoding YecA family protein: MPEETSHHDELDQALLALDEGAMVLEELDGFIAGLLILPEPVPPGEWFAAAFGLGKRRRSVFASIGHANAVLDLVMAYYDEIARTLTRDPELYQPLYPLDPVNGDVIWELWIEGFAAAVDLRRERFEAYRQVGGDVAAAVAILMQAIDVALEENVESVERANLGRDVPADIRDAVLALYRYRQSGAPVPGSLDFAEQPNPFASFGKIGRNAPCPCGSGQKYKRCCGAN, translated from the coding sequence ATGCCGGAAGAGACCAGCCATCACGACGAGCTCGACCAGGCGCTGCTGGCGCTCGATGAAGGCGCCATGGTGCTGGAGGAGCTCGACGGCTTCATCGCCGGCCTGTTGATCCTGCCGGAGCCCGTCCCGCCGGGCGAGTGGTTCGCTGCGGCGTTCGGGCTCGGCAAGCGACGGCGCTCGGTGTTTGCAAGCATCGGCCATGCCAACGCGGTGCTCGACCTCGTGATGGCGTATTACGACGAGATCGCGCGGACGCTGACGCGCGACCCGGAGCTGTACCAGCCGCTCTATCCGCTCGATCCCGTGAACGGCGATGTGATCTGGGAGCTGTGGATCGAAGGCTTTGCTGCGGCGGTGGACCTGCGTCGCGAGCGGTTCGAGGCCTATCGGCAGGTCGGCGGCGACGTGGCCGCGGCGGTCGCGATCCTGATGCAGGCGATCGATGTGGCGCTGGAGGAAAACGTCGAATCTGTCGAGCGCGCCAATCTCGGCCGCGATGTGCCCGCTGATATCCGCGACGCGGTGCTGGCCCTTTACCGGTACCGGCAGAGCGGGGCACCGGTGCCCGGTTCGCTCGACTTCGCCGAGCAGCCCAATCCGTTCGCATCGTTCGGCAAGATCGGCCGCAACGCCCCCTGTCCGTGCGGTTCCGGCCAGAAATACAAGCGCTGCTGCGGCGCGAATTGA